TTTGTGATCTATTTAGATGTTTGTGTTATTTAACATGATTAGTATAAGtaatttacatttcattaaCGTAAACAATGCTTAATAAATGGAGGGCTGTGATTTTGTGATCTAAATAACATGATtagtataaataattgttttttatttaccttaaagTTACCGTTAACCTTTCTTCGGCTGTAATGGTGCAACGATAATTTGTagtcttttttgttatatgtactCTTAACAAATCTgtcaatttcaaaaattgccAATATTCCATACGATAATACTCATAAAATTTTAGGCTATCTCTCTTCAATTCCTCGAAAATGGTGTGAAACTCCCCATGGATTAGTCTGTTTTTCCAAATATGTTTTACCCATATTTGTTTCCGCTTGCGCTTACGTTTCCTATGTTCTATTTCAAGTAATCTTGCTAACAAATATATTTCTTCGTCGGAGCTATCTAAATCCATGTTTCGAAAAGCACACGTTAACACACCGAAAACAAAACTTAGACTGCGCGGAATACTGGCACTGCCTTTGTAGTGTATCCACCCGACTCCGAGCGCATCCGACCGGCTCCGAGCACATCCAACCGCACCCGCTttcagatctcttccagccggTCGATGTGAAATAGTTGGCGGCTCCGCTCC
This sequence is a window from Pararge aegeria chromosome 1, ilParAegt1.1, whole genome shotgun sequence. Protein-coding genes within it:
- the LOC120626524 gene encoding uncharacterized protein LOC120626524 isoform X2; protein product: MDLDSSDEEIYLLARLLEIEHRKRKRKRKQIWVKHIWKNRLIHGEFHTIFEELKRDSLKFYEYYRMEYWQFLKLTDLLRVHITKKTTNYRCTITAEERLTVTLRFLITGCSFKNLSFNFRMGISTVHSIIHETIRVICDVLMPIVMQMPDEEMWEKYSVTSCGRREIQFFNC